The Eurosta solidaginis isolate ZX-2024a chromosome 4, ASM4086904v1, whole genome shotgun sequence genome includes a window with the following:
- the LOC137248340 gene encoding mitochondrial import receptor subunit TOM40 homolog 1-like — protein sequence MGNVMAASSSASSKLDAAKMGLPELANPSRSTAAAATATTPTATSDTELKEQKLENPGTVEEIHKKCKDIQAMTFEGAKIMLNKGLSNHFQVSHTLNLCSTQPSGYRFGATYVGTRQFGPSEAFPVLLGDIDPSGNLNANVIHQFTSRIRCKFASQIQDSKLTAAQLTTDYRGDDYTASLTVGNPNIFNNSGVLVGHYLQSITENIALGAELAYQYGPNVPGGQIAVVSAVGRYSQGDSVWSGTLGPGGVHVCYYQKASEQLQIGVEVETSLRMQESIATIGYQVDLPKADLIFRGSFDSNWNVCGVIGETITTSAIFLCFKWTVKS from the exons ATGGGTAACGTTATGGCTGCATCGTCTAGCGCTAGCTCAAAGCTGGACGCTGCTAAAATGGGATTACCGGAGCTGGCAAATCCTTCACGATCAACTGCTGCAGCGGCAACTGCAACAACGCCTACTGCCACAAGTGATACAGAATTAAAGGAACAAAAGCTGGAAAATCCTGGTACCGTTgaagaaatacataaaaaatgtaaAG ACATTCAAGCAATGACATTTGAAGGTGCAAAGATTATGTTGAATAAAGGCTTAAGCAATCACTTCCAAGTGTCGCATACATTAAATCTTTGCAGCACACAACCAAGCGGGTATCGCTTTGGAGCTACTTATGTAGGTACTAGGCAATTCGGACCGTCTGAGGCTTTTCCAGTATTACTGGGCGATATTGATCCTTCCGGAAATCTAAATGCCAATGTTATACATCAATTCACATCGCGCATACGTTGCAAATTCGCCTCACAA ATTCAAGATTCAAAGCTCACTGCGGCCCAATTAACTACAGATTATCGTGGTGATGACTATACTGCTTCATTAACTGTTGgcaatccaaatatattcaaTAATTCTGGCGTTTTGGTTGGACACTATTTACAATCCATTACTGAGAATATAGCACTCGGCGCCGAGCTTGCTTACCAATATGGTCCTAATGTGCCTGGTGGTCAAATTGCTGTAGTATCAGCTGTTGGTAGATATTCACAGGGCGATTCTGTGTGGTCAGGCACGTTGGGACCAGGTGGTGTGCATGTCTGCTATTATCAAAAAGCCAGTGAACAATTACAAATCGGCGTTGAAGTAGAAACAAGTCTTAGAATGCAGGAATCGATTGCAACGATCGGTTATCAAGTTGATTTGCCAAAGGCTGATCTCATTTTCAGAG GTTCCTTTGATTCCAATTGGAATGTGTGTGGCGTAATTGGAGAAACGATTACAACCTCTGCCATTTTCCTTTGCTTTAAGTGGACGGTTAAATCATAA